The DNA window CCCCGGTTCCCGAGTTCCTCAACATTCCGGGACTGGTAGCCGACATGCAGAAGCTGACCGACGCCGGCCGCGGCAAGTGGTTCTCGAACCTTATGATGGGATTGGCGCTGCTCAAGAACTATGAGCCTTTCAACGCGCCTCCGCGCCTGCGCCTGCTCGATATCCTCAAGAAGTTCGACAAGAGCTTCGGACTTTCCGGCAAGGATTACGGGACGGGCAAAGACCGCCGCGACGATCCTTGGAACTTCCTCTTCATCGCCGGAATGTGGTTCCAGGACCTCTTCAACTACGACTTCCGCCGCACTGAGATGTGCATCATCCCCTACGCCACCCAGGAAGGCGAGATTTCCTTCTGCGCCTACAATACGGGTCACGGATGGCGCAACATCATCGAGCACATGCACATGAACGCCACCGTCGCCAAGTGGTATGAGAACAACGGCCGCCACGAGATTTTCGCCGGCGGCAAGAATGTCGACCTCAACAATTACGAGCATGCCCTCAGGTTGAATTCCGACGACGTGGCCCGCACCCGCGACAACAAGGGCCGTCCTCAGACCGCCCGCGACGAGAAGATGGCCCGCCGCAAAGCGGCCCGCGAAGCCGCCATGGTGCGCGAGTACTACGAAGAGCAGGTGCTCAACAAGAAGAAGGAAGAAGACTTGGTCAACATTTCGCTGAGCTAGGCCGCAGGGCGGCCAACCAGCTCACGCCGGTCGAGTCTTAGGCCCGCTTCCCCCGACGCCTACAAGCCTGGGAAGCGGGCTTTTTCATTGTGCCTTACCATTGCGCGATCCCAGCAGGTGCTTATGGCGTTGAAACGAATTCACATCGTAGGCGGACGCAATCAGGGCAAGACCACTCTGATCGAGGATCTGCTGCCCGAATTGCAGGGCCGGGGCCTGAAGGTCGGCACCATCAAGCACAGCCGTCACGTCCACCAAGTCGACAAGCCCGGCAAGGATTCCCACCGCCACCACCAGGCGGGAGGCCATCCCTGGGCCATCATCAGCGGCGCCGTCACCGCTCTCTTCCTGCATTCCCAGGGCGGCGAGCGCGACTATGCCTCCCTGCAGGCCCACTACGCAGACTGCGACTTGGTGTTGGTGGAAGGCCACATCGACTCCACGGCTCCCCGCCTGGAAGTGTGGCGCGAAGAGACCGGGGAACGCCCCCTGGCGGCCTCTCACAGCGGAGTCAAGGTCTTGATCAGCGACGACCAGCCGGATCCCTCGTGGGGCCTCGATCCGGCGCTTCAGATCTGGTCCCGCAGCGACGTCCAGGGTCTGGCCGACCGCATCCTCAAGCTGGCCGATTCAGCAGCCTAGCCCTCCGATGCCCTAAAATGGAAAGCCGGGAAAGGCTTGTTAATGACTAGAAGCTTCCAGTTTTCGACCTCCTTCGGACTCGGATCGCGCCCGCGCGCGGAGATGCGTCGGGCCTACGACCCCGTTTTGCGCAATCATTTCGATCACTACCTGCAAGGATCGGCAAAGGAGCGCGAGAACCTGATCGAAGCCTTGTGGCAGGACCTTGGGAGTGAGGAGCTGACGTTGCCGCCGGCGGCCAGCGAGCCTCAGTTCGTATTTCACTTGGCCGGGGCGTTTTTGGCCCGATGTTGCGCCCAGGACAGTCCCTCCGCGGAGCGGTCCTTGGACACCGTCCGGCAATTGCTGGAAAGCCTGTCCATCTACCAGCGCAAATGCGCTTTTCTGTTGCTCTCGGGATATCCCAAGGATTGGGCCGGAACCTTGCTCAACGTGGGAACGGTGCAGATCTTCAACACTCTGGAAGAGCTGCGGGCCCGTTCATCGGGCGATCTTCCCGTCATCGCCGCAGCCGACAAGTTGGCCTTGCAGCAGAAAGCACCCCGTGACCCCGAGTACTTGCGACGCCTGGAAGCGCTCATCGAAGGCGTCCTTCACTGGGAAGAAAAGCAGCAGCTTGAAGAGGAGGCGGCCCAACGGCTGGAGGTGCTGGATGCGCTGGTGACGCTGGAAGAGATCAACCATTTTCTGGTGCGCGACCGGGACCGCCAAATTCAAGCCGCCCGGCGATGAGAGGAGATCCATGCCCAAATCCAATCCACGTCCCACTCTGACTACGGTCTTCACGCTGGCAACCCTTTGCCTCTTGATGGCGTTGCAGGGCCCGCTCCGGGGCGCCCAACTGGAGGGGCGCTGGCTCTTCCAGATCGCCCTCGACAGCGGCCAGATGCTGCCCGCCTTTATCCTTGAGCTGCCCTCTCAAGAGGGAGAGGAGGCCCGGTTGCTGAGCGTCCAGTCCAGCGGCCCCATGGAAATCGACGCCCTGGAGGTTTCAGAACAGCGAATTCAAGTCACCCTGGTCTCTCAGGCTGGAAAACTGACCTTCAGCGGACAAGTTGTGGACGACCAGATCCGGGGAACAGTCGACGGGGCCGGCTTGCAGAACCGCGAGTTCGTGGCGAAGCGCACCGACCTCAAAGAGCTGGGACGTCCTCAGCCGCCTGGACAGGACGAGCGCCTCACCTACACGCGGGCGCTGTCCCTGTCTGATCCTGCTGAGAAGGTCAAGGCTTTGAATGCCTTCATCCGCCAGTATTCGCGGAGCGATCTGGTGCCCCAGGCCTACGAGAAGATCTTCGAAATCCAGCTTGAGCTGGGCGTGCCCGAGGCGCAAGCCATGCAGGCCGCCCGAGACTTCGTGGTCCATTCCAAGAATCAACTGACAGCCCTCGACCGGGTGGCGGCCCTGCTGGCCGGGGAGGAAGTGTTTCTGGAGAGAGCCGAGGCCTTCTCAGACGAGGTTCTGGCCAAGGCCGATCCCAAGACGCCTTCCATGCCGCGCTTTCTCCAGACCCGGGCCGAGATCGCCCTCCTGCGCCAGCAGCCGGAGGAAGCCGTACGTTATCTCCAGTTGGCTCGGGAGCTCGATCCGACCAGCGGCCAGATTCCCCTTCAGATGGCCAACGCCTACCATCAGGCAGGCGATTTGGAGAGGGCCCAGGAACTCTACCTGCAATCTTTTCTTAACAGCGGCAACTCCACCGCCCGGGCGCGCCTGGAACGCTTCTACCGCCAGGCCCATGGCAGCAGCGAAGGACTGGATGAACTGATCAGCGAAGCTTTTTCACAGCGTCCTCTACCCTTCCAGGCCGGCCGCTACACTGGTCCCGAGCCGCAGAAGGTGGCACTGGTGGAACTGTTCACGGGTTCAGAATGTGTCCCCTGCCAGGCAGCCGACTACGCTTTCAACGGACTGGTCGAGCATTACCCCCACGAAGTCGTAGTCCCAATTCAGTACCATCTGCACATCCCCAAGATCGATCCCATGGGGAACCCCGATGCCTACGAGAGGGCTGCCTACTACGGAGTCCAGTCCACCCCGGCGGCCATTTTCGGCGGCAGCGGACGCCACATGGGAGGCGGACGCAAGCAGCGCTCTGCGGGCCTTTTCAGCGTCTACCAGAGGGAGATCCGCGAGGCCGCTGCAGAGGAGGCGCCCGAGTGGATGATCGAAGTCTCGGGACATCTGCAGGAAGACGTCCTCCACTATCAGGCCCGGGCCAAGCCCTCCGGAGAATCCCGGTCCGCTCTGCGCCTCCACCTCGCGCTGGTGGAGGGGACGATCGAGTACATCGGTTACAACGGCGTCTATTTCCACCACAACGTGGTGCGCAAGCTGCTGCCCCAAGCCCAGGGAACCCTGCTGAAAGGCGGCCAACAAGCAGGCACGCAAGGCACCCTCGACCTGTCCTCCCTGGAGGACGACCTGAAGGCTTACCTGGAGGAGACCGAGGAGGCCAAGAAGCAGCAGTTCAGCGAGTTCCTGCATAAGATGGACCGCCAAGACCTGCACTTGGTGGCCTTCCTGCAGGATGAGCAAAGCGGACGCATCCACCAGGCGGCCATGGTCAAAGTCGAGACCAAGGCGCCTCAAGCCGAGCTATCGCAACCGCGTTGAGCCGCCTTCCCAACCAGAGGGTGCGGCATGGCGGTTGGCAAGACAACTCCGGTGAGACAGGAATGGCGAACCACTGATGGCGCGAATCGCAACCTACGGACTGCAGGCCGCCTATGACCGCGAACCGGTCATCGAGGACGTGTCGTTGCGGGTCCGCCGGGAGGAATTGGTGGCCCTGACCGGCCCCAACGGTTCGGGCAAGTCGACTCTGATTCGCCTCATCAGCAACGTTCTCAGGCCCCAGAAAGGCCGCGTCGAAATCGACGGGCGCGATGTTCGCGACTTCCCTCTCGACGAATTGGCGCGGCGTCTGGCGGTCGTCCAGCAGGAGCCCGTCCTCAATTTCGACTTCAGCGTCCGCCAGGTGGTGGGACTGGGACGCATCCCTCATCTCAAGCGATTTCAGCGGGAGACGCCCCGCGACCGCCATGTCGTCGACGAGGCCCTTAGGCGGACTCATCTGCAAGACCTAGCCGAGCGTCCGGTGACGCTGATCAGCGGCGGCGAGCGCCAGCGCGTGGCCATCGCGCGCGCCCTGGCCCAGGAACCCGAGATCCTTCTGCTGGACGAGCCCACCTCGCATCTCGACATTCGCTACCAGATGGCTCTCCTGGAGGACCTGCGCCGATTGGTGCGCGAAACGGGACTGGCGGTCCTGGCCGTTCTCCACGACCTCAACTTGGCCGCTCAGTTCTGCGACCGCCTGCTGCTCCTCCATCGGGGACGCCTGGTGGGCGACGGCGAGCCCTCCGAGGTGATCGACGTCGATATCGTGCGGCGCGTCTACGCCATCGAGGCCGAGGTTCACCCCCATCCCGTCTTCGGGACGCCCTGCATCCATCCGGTTCGCCAGGCTGGGCCCATCCCGCCTCCATCGGAGGCATCCTCATGAGGCGCATCATGCTGATGGCGGCGGTCTGGGCCGTGGTCAGCGCGGCCGCGTTGACCATCGGGCCGGAGAGTCTCAGTTTGGGCGAGGTCGGCACCATCCTGGCCCAGCAATTTCCGGGAATCGCGGGCGGAGAGATTCCCCTCAACCGCCAAGCCATCGTGATGGACGTCCGCCTGCCCCGCATTCTGCTGGCGGGCTTGGTGGGAGCGGCGCTCTCCCTCTCCGGTACCGCCCTGCAGGGACTCTTCCGCAATCCCATGGCCAGCCCCTATGTGCTGGGGATCTCTTCGGGCGCCGCTTTGGGCGCCGTCATTGCCCTGATTTGGAATACGGACGTCTGGCTGGCCCACATTCCCACCATTCCCCTGTTCGCCTTTGGCGGAGCCGTACTGGCCACCTTCATCGTCTACTCCCTTTCGCGCATCAAAGGACGGGTTCCGGTGGCGACGCTGCTGCTGGCCGGCATCGCCCTGGGCTCCTTTCTCTCAGCCGTGGTCTCGCTCATCCTGGTCTTCAGCGAAGAGACGGTTGCCAGCGTCATTTTTTGGTTGATGGGCGGCTTGTCGGGAGCCAACTGGACGGGGCTGCTCCTGGTCACGCCCTACTTTGTGCTGGGCACCGCCTTGCTGGTGGTGCACTCGCGCGAACTCAATGCCCTCCTGCTGGGAGAAGAGGCTTCCACCCATTTGG is part of the Acidobacteriota bacterium genome and encodes:
- a CDS encoding heme ABC transporter ATP-binding protein; the encoded protein is MARIATYGLQAAYDREPVIEDVSLRVRREELVALTGPNGSGKSTLIRLISNVLRPQKGRVEIDGRDVRDFPLDELARRLAVVQQEPVLNFDFSVRQVVGLGRIPHLKRFQRETPRDRHVVDEALRRTHLQDLAERPVTLISGGERQRVAIARALAQEPEILLLDEPTSHLDIRYQMALLEDLRRLVRETGLAVLAVLHDLNLAAQFCDRLLLLHRGRLVGDGEPSEVIDVDIVRRVYAIEAEVHPHPVFGTPCIHPVRQAGPIPPPSEASS
- a CDS encoding iron chelate uptake ABC transporter family permease subunit, whose amino-acid sequence is MRRIMLMAAVWAVVSAAALTIGPESLSLGEVGTILAQQFPGIAGGEIPLNRQAIVMDVRLPRILLAGLVGAALSLSGTALQGLFRNPMASPYVLGISSGAALGAVIALIWNTDVWLAHIPTIPLFAFGGAVLATFIVYSLSRIKGRVPVATLLLAGIALGSFLSAVVSLILVFSEETVASVIFWLMGGLSGANWTGLLLVTPYFVLGTALLVVHSRELNALLLGEEASTHLGIDVESVKLRLLFSTSLLTAAAVAVTGVIGFVGLIVPHIVRLIVGPDHRLLIPLSGLSGAVLLTVMDTVARSLLTQEIPVGVISALLGGPFFIMLLRRHRAQLL
- a CDS encoding tetratricopeptide repeat protein is translated as MPKSNPRPTLTTVFTLATLCLLMALQGPLRGAQLEGRWLFQIALDSGQMLPAFILELPSQEGEEARLLSVQSSGPMEIDALEVSEQRIQVTLVSQAGKLTFSGQVVDDQIRGTVDGAGLQNREFVAKRTDLKELGRPQPPGQDERLTYTRALSLSDPAEKVKALNAFIRQYSRSDLVPQAYEKIFEIQLELGVPEAQAMQAARDFVVHSKNQLTALDRVAALLAGEEVFLERAEAFSDEVLAKADPKTPSMPRFLQTRAEIALLRQQPEEAVRYLQLARELDPTSGQIPLQMANAYHQAGDLERAQELYLQSFLNSGNSTARARLERFYRQAHGSSEGLDELISEAFSQRPLPFQAGRYTGPEPQKVALVELFTGSECVPCQAADYAFNGLVEHYPHEVVVPIQYHLHIPKIDPMGNPDAYERAAYYGVQSTPAAIFGGSGRHMGGGRKQRSAGLFSVYQREIREAAAEEAPEWMIEVSGHLQEDVLHYQARAKPSGESRSALRLHLALVEGTIEYIGYNGVYFHHNVVRKLLPQAQGTLLKGGQQAGTQGTLDLSSLEDDLKAYLEETEEAKKQQFSEFLHKMDRQDLHLVAFLQDEQSGRIHQAAMVKVETKAPQAELSQPR
- the mobB gene encoding molybdopterin-guanine dinucleotide biosynthesis protein B, which codes for MALKRIHIVGGRNQGKTTLIEDLLPELQGRGLKVGTIKHSRHVHQVDKPGKDSHRHHQAGGHPWAIISGAVTALFLHSQGGERDYASLQAHYADCDLVLVEGHIDSTAPRLEVWREETGERPLAASHSGVKVLISDDQPDPSWGLDPALQIWSRSDVQGLADRILKLADSAA